In the genome of Paenibacillus pabuli, one region contains:
- the cydC gene encoding thiol reductant ABC exporter subunit CydC, with protein MNELAILSKAMLQERKDIILSILGGFIAGIAGVALFSASGYLISQTVFAPPLYTLIVLTSLVKLLGLLRAASRYGERLYSHRATFSMLSRLRTSFFARLIPLTPGILNKKRSGDLLARIVGDVESLQHYFLRVAYPPIIVVMVFLATVLFTSAFSFWIAGLFVLGMLVTALIVPGMVLIGQRKIHGHVREQRALLSTEVTEVLYGYRDLKVYGQLAQREHQLQQASAVLTVQQQRAAGHLLRGQSLHALVTFLISWGVLTLGAYLIIGGALAGVFLAMLVMASITVFEEAAAMATLPLYKQDSEHAAKRLTETIQTSDVQSESVQSEELLMGKQAVSLELSGVTFQYEGEWRPALKDVSLHIVPGSKTAIVGPSGSGKSTIIELLLKLRTPTTGEIRINDISVNELDETSIWQSANVVLQQSHFFRGTIRDNLLLNDEEHSDEQLLDVLAQVQLPSSSLSDVVYEKGENLSDGEKQRLALARAMLRKGRLWLLDEPTSSLDYVTEERVMKHLFAQVAEDTLLMICHRLTGLEEMDRIVVMEQGSVVETGSYEELMELKGYFYEMKKIERQMIGEVGE; from the coding sequence ATGAACGAGCTAGCGATTTTGTCCAAAGCCATGCTTCAGGAACGCAAAGATATTATCCTGTCCATTCTAGGTGGGTTTATTGCCGGGATCGCAGGAGTAGCCCTCTTTTCCGCAAGTGGGTATCTGATTTCGCAAACGGTCTTTGCTCCACCGCTCTACACTTTAATTGTACTCACCTCGTTGGTCAAGCTGCTTGGCCTGCTTCGGGCGGCGAGCCGTTATGGGGAGCGTTTGTATTCCCACCGGGCGACATTCTCCATGCTTAGCCGTTTGCGTACATCCTTTTTTGCGAGGCTCATTCCTTTGACGCCGGGTATATTGAACAAAAAACGAAGCGGGGACCTGCTTGCGCGCATTGTTGGGGATGTGGAGAGCCTGCAGCATTATTTTTTGCGCGTCGCTTATCCACCCATTATTGTTGTCATGGTCTTTTTGGCGACAGTCTTGTTTACTTCTGCCTTTTCATTCTGGATTGCGGGTCTGTTTGTATTAGGTATGCTCGTAACGGCACTGATTGTACCGGGAATGGTTTTGATTGGGCAGCGGAAAATACATGGACACGTTCGGGAGCAGCGGGCGCTGCTTTCTACAGAAGTCACCGAAGTATTGTATGGGTACCGGGATTTGAAAGTGTACGGACAACTGGCACAGCGGGAGCATCAGCTTCAGCAAGCTTCAGCTGTGTTGACGGTTCAGCAGCAACGGGCTGCCGGGCATTTGTTGCGCGGGCAATCCCTGCATGCTTTGGTTACGTTCCTTATTTCCTGGGGCGTGCTGACACTTGGTGCTTATCTGATTATCGGCGGAGCGCTTGCTGGCGTGTTTCTTGCAATGCTGGTGATGGCCTCGATAACCGTATTCGAAGAGGCTGCGGCAATGGCGACATTACCCTTGTATAAGCAGGATAGCGAACACGCTGCAAAAAGACTAACGGAAACAATACAGACCTCAGATGTACAGTCTGAGTCTGTGCAGTCAGAAGAGCTGTTAATGGGGAAACAGGCTGTTTCCCTTGAACTCTCGGGAGTTACGTTTCAATATGAAGGGGAGTGGAGACCGGCATTAAAGGACGTCTCACTGCATATTGTACCGGGCTCCAAAACAGCGATTGTTGGACCGAGTGGGTCAGGAAAATCAACGATTATTGAATTGCTGCTTAAACTGCGAACACCCACGACTGGGGAAATCCGTATAAACGACATTTCGGTGAATGAACTGGATGAGACGAGCATTTGGCAATCGGCTAATGTCGTGCTGCAGCAAAGTCATTTCTTCCGGGGAACGATACGGGACAACTTACTGCTGAATGATGAAGAACATTCGGACGAACAACTGCTGGATGTGCTGGCTCAAGTGCAGCTGCCAAGCTCATCTTTATCGGATGTAGTATATGAAAAAGGGGAAAACCTGTCCGATGGAGAGAAGCAGAGACTGGCTCTGGCACGGGCGATGCTTCGCAAGGGACGGTTATGGCTTCTCGACGAACCCACTTCCTCACTGGATTACGTTACAGAAGAACGTGTGATGAAACACCTCTTTGCACAAGTGGCAGAGGATACGCTGCTAATGATCTGTCATCGCCTTACTGGTCTGGAAGAGATGGATCGGATTGTGGTGATGGAACAGGGAAGTGTAGTGGAAACGGGCTCCTATGAGGAGTTAATGGAGCTCAAAGGTTATTTTTATGAAATGAAGAAGATCGAGCGTCAAATGATCGGGGAAGTTGGAGAGTAA
- the cydD gene encoding thiol reductant ABC exporter subunit CydD, with amino-acid sequence MKRKTSLISQQMSGQRKRLVLLIVISLALGIAIVSQATLLAEAVQRIFVEKASLSSVAMLLGSLLAVMVVRTALSYGNGKVGLLMASSAKTNMRAGVLQHLTHASMSSTLRGQTGGKVSIALDAVDEADSYFSLYMPRMIEAAIIPILILVVTFMQHANSGFIMLFTAPFIPLFMILVGLKTKNKSEEKYAQLAEFSGTFLDSLQGLVTLKIFGRAHRQQKKIERSSLDYRDATMSILRIAFTNTFMLESIVMLSIGIVALELAIQLLVFKSMSFHTAFLVLLLVPEFYSLLKNTGTAFHSGRTSMGAIRKVEQMFGETSGESTLTDEKEEDGTSDGIEEIVSMDRIERENRIGTFQMDGSNDISVPPSILLNDLRFRYAPESFKLETGRIQLNPEEHIAIVGKSGSGKTTLLHLIAGLLKPESGEVLINGQPLSKYDEAAWFEQVSYITQHPYIFAGTFAENIAIGAGRNVSRTEIEQAAEDAGLAEVASQLELGFDTLVGEGGRGLSGGEKQRLALARAFLKQPAIILFDEPTVGLDLRTEQILQRSIATLAETATMITVAHRLYTIQHADRILFMDQGLLVDTGRHEELLSRLPQYAEMIDVQRRGGLA; translated from the coding sequence ATGAAGAGGAAAACAAGCCTGATCTCTCAACAAATGTCTGGCCAGCGAAAACGTCTCGTGCTCCTGATAGTCATTTCACTCGCTCTGGGTATAGCCATTGTAAGTCAGGCCACACTGCTTGCTGAAGCAGTCCAACGGATTTTCGTGGAAAAAGCTTCCCTCTCGTCGGTCGCCATGCTGCTCGGATCACTTCTGGCTGTCATGGTCGTACGTACAGCATTGTCTTATGGGAACGGGAAAGTTGGTTTGCTTATGGCTTCCAGTGCCAAGACGAATATGCGGGCAGGCGTGCTGCAACATTTGACTCATGCGTCGATGTCTTCAACCCTTCGTGGACAAACAGGTGGAAAGGTCAGCATTGCTCTGGATGCTGTGGATGAGGCGGATAGTTATTTCAGTCTGTATATGCCGCGTATGATAGAGGCTGCCATCATTCCGATTCTGATTTTGGTGGTAACGTTTATGCAGCATGCCAATTCAGGCTTCATTATGCTGTTTACAGCCCCATTTATTCCTTTGTTCATGATTTTGGTAGGACTAAAAACGAAAAACAAGTCAGAGGAAAAATATGCGCAGCTGGCCGAGTTCTCCGGTACATTCCTGGATTCTCTTCAAGGGCTGGTTACGTTGAAAATATTCGGACGGGCACATCGCCAGCAGAAGAAAATTGAACGCAGCAGTCTGGATTATCGTGATGCCACCATGAGCATTTTGCGGATTGCGTTTACAAACACCTTTATGCTGGAATCGATCGTCATGCTAAGTATCGGTATCGTAGCTCTCGAACTGGCAATCCAGCTGCTTGTATTCAAATCGATGTCGTTCCACACCGCATTTCTCGTATTGCTGCTCGTTCCCGAGTTTTACAGTCTGTTGAAAAATACGGGAACTGCCTTTCACAGCGGGCGAACAAGTATGGGAGCCATTCGTAAGGTAGAGCAGATGTTTGGAGAAACGTCTGGGGAGAGCACGTTGACAGATGAAAAAGAGGAAGACGGTACATCCGATGGAATTGAAGAGATCGTAAGCATGGATCGGATTGAAAGAGAGAATAGGATAGGGACGTTTCAAATGGATGGCTCCAATGACATTTCCGTGCCGCCATCCATCCTATTAAACGATCTCCGATTTCGGTATGCACCAGAATCCTTCAAGCTTGAGACTGGCCGGATCCAGCTTAATCCGGAAGAACACATTGCGATTGTCGGCAAAAGCGGCTCAGGGAAAACAACGTTACTTCATCTCATTGCGGGTTTGCTGAAACCTGAATCAGGAGAGGTCCTAATCAATGGACAGCCGCTATCCAAATATGATGAGGCTGCATGGTTCGAACAGGTTAGCTACATTACACAGCATCCGTATATTTTTGCAGGTACATTTGCTGAGAACATTGCGATTGGTGCGGGCCGGAACGTGTCCAGGACTGAAATTGAGCAGGCGGCAGAGGATGCCGGGCTTGCCGAAGTTGCTTCCCAATTGGAGCTTGGCTTCGATACTTTAGTTGGTGAAGGAGGCCGGGGACTTTCTGGTGGGGAAAAGCAGCGGCTTGCCTTGGCACGTGCTTTTTTGAAGCAGCCTGCCATCATCTTGTTTGATGAACCCACGGTAGGACTGGATTTGCGCACGGAGCAGATATTGCAACGTTCGATTGCCACATTGGCAGAAACCGCGACGATGATTACGGTAGCTCACCGGTTATATACGATTCAACATGCCGACCGTATTTTGTTTATGGACCAGGGTCTGTTAGTGGATACGGGACGCCATGAAGAGCTTCTGTCGCGCCTGCCTCAGTATGCCGAGATGATTGATGTACAACGAAGAGGGGGCTTAGCATGA
- a CDS encoding cytochrome d ubiquinol oxidase subunit II — protein MMSYELIGISVLWLFLYGYLIVASIDFGAGFFAFYARLTKQDHLINRLISRYLSPVWEITNVFFVFFYIGIVGFFPDTAYYYGSALLVPGSIAVILLAIRGSFYAFENYGSKNNIVYLFLYGASGLLIPASLSVALTLSEGGFIVKEGSTVSLDYWTLFTNPLSWSIVGLAIVSVLFISSSFLAFYASRAEDHSALKLVRNYALFWSTPTIIIALTAFIYLGQHNARHFQNMMDLWWLLALSVAFFMIAMWLLYNGRRYGLAFICIMLQFLSAFFAYGIGQYPYILDPYITIQNSVTSPAMGFALVVVFIGGMCMLIPSLILVFRLFLFDADYVKGKK, from the coding sequence ATGATGAGTTACGAGTTAATTGGCATCTCGGTGCTCTGGCTGTTCTTGTATGGCTATCTAATTGTAGCCTCCATTGATTTCGGGGCAGGTTTCTTTGCCTTCTATGCACGATTGACGAAACAGGATCACCTGATTAATCGTCTGATCTCCCGTTATTTATCACCGGTATGGGAAATTACGAATGTATTTTTTGTCTTTTTCTACATTGGCATCGTTGGATTCTTTCCGGATACGGCCTATTATTACGGATCAGCCTTGCTTGTACCGGGAAGTATTGCGGTCATTTTGCTCGCCATTCGTGGATCGTTCTATGCCTTTGAAAACTATGGTTCCAAAAATAATATTGTATATCTGTTTCTATATGGAGCCTCAGGCTTGCTTATTCCCGCTTCGTTGTCAGTGGCGCTAACACTGTCTGAAGGCGGCTTTATCGTGAAGGAAGGTTCGACGGTTTCTCTGGATTACTGGACGCTGTTTACCAATCCGTTATCGTGGAGCATCGTTGGACTGGCGATTGTCTCCGTATTGTTCATTAGCAGCTCATTTCTGGCCTTTTATGCATCTCGGGCAGAGGATCATTCTGCGTTGAAGTTGGTGCGGAACTATGCCCTGTTCTGGAGTACACCGACCATTATCATCGCACTGACCGCATTTATTTATTTGGGACAGCACAATGCGCGACATTTTCAAAATATGATGGATTTATGGTGGCTGCTTGCACTTTCCGTTGCATTCTTCATGATTGCGATGTGGCTGTTATATAACGGACGCCGATATGGATTAGCATTTATATGCATCATGCTGCAATTTTTAAGTGCCTTTTTCGCTTATGGAATTGGTCAATATCCTTATATTCTTGATCCGTACATTACAATTCAAAACAGTGTGACCTCACCGGCGATGGGCTTTGCACTGGTTGTTGTGTTTATCGGAGGCATGTGTATGTTGATTCCTTCCCTGATCCTGGTCTTCAGACTGTTCCTGTTTGATGCGGATTATGTAAAGGGAAAAAAATAA